One genomic window of Novosphingobium aureum includes the following:
- the gltB gene encoding glutamate synthase large subunit has product MGFPKPQGLYNARNEHDSCGVGFVAHIKGEKSHAIITQALEILKNIDHRGAVGADPLLGDGAGILTQIPDKLLRQWAEGEGLTLPQPGDYAVAMCFLPRDDASREFVTSTFEKFIAKEGQSLVGWRDVPVTLDGLGKTVIESMPVIRQCVIARGENCADQDAFERKLLVIRKQTQNPLAAQAEKHGLPGLTELYMPSFSSRTIVYKGLLLATQVGSFYDDLRNPDFVAALGLVHQRFSTNTFPSWKLAHPFRFMAHNGEINTVRGNVNWMNARRRTMESDLLGADLDKMWPLIPHGQSDTACLDNAFELLLAGGYSLAHAMMILIPEAWAGNPLMDAKRRAFYEYHAALMEPWDGPAAVAFTDGRQIGATLDRNGLRPARFLVTDDDICVMASESGVLPIKEDNIVRKWRLQPGRMLLIDFDEGRIIEDEEIKASLAEEEPYEKWLEKAQYNLADLDVIEPELAELPAATGTLLDRQQAFGYTQEDTQRFLEPMAMNADDPLGSMGTDTPIPVLSNKARLLYDYFKQNFAQVTNPPIDPIREELVMSLVTMIGPRPNLLGHDAGTHKRLEASQPILTDLGLAKIRSVEAALDGAFRTETIDITWDAETGAEGLEMALKEMCWAATEAVLADKNILILSDRAQGPDRIPMPALLATSAVHQHLVRQGLRMQTGLVVETGEAREVQHFCALAGYGAEAINPYVAFETIEEIRTRKNLPISAEQAAKNYVYAVGKGIRKVMSKMGISTYQSYCGAQIFDAVGLSSDFIERFFSGTATSIEGAGLLEIAQETVRRHSAAYGENPIYANMLDVGGIYGSRVRGEEHAWTSENIGNLQHAVRGNVPEKYKAFAETINDQSTRMLTIRGLMDFVPAETAIPIEEVEPASEIVKRFATGAMSYGSISWEAHTTLASAMNQIGGKSNTGEGGEDPRRFKPMEDGSNLRSSIKQVASGRFGVTTEYLVNADDIQIKMAQGAKPGEGGQLPGHKVDKVIGKTRHSTPGVGLISPPPHHDIYSIEDLAQLIHDLKNVNPGSRVSVKLVSEVGVGTVAAGVSKARADHVTISGYEGGTGASPLTSLTHAGSPWEIGLAETQQTLLLNNLRSRICVQADGGLRTGRDVAVAALLGADEFGFATAPLIAAGCIMMRKCHLNTCPVGVATQDPVLRARFTGQPEHVINYFFFVAEELRAIMAELGFRTLAEMVGRVDKLDMKKAITHWKAKGVDLSKVLYQAPLGDGPSLNWSGTQEHGLEGALDNVLIEASAAALEKGEAVRIEEPVINVNRTVGAMLSGEVAKRYGHEGLPDNTIHVTLTGVAGQSFGAWLAHGVTLDLTGDANDYVGKGLSGGRIIVRQPGHVDREPTQNIIVGNTVLYGAVSGEAFFNGVAGERFAVRNSGAITVVEGCGDHGCEYMTGGVVTVLGKTGRNFAAGMSGGVAYVYDEDGQFEKLCNPAMVDLVRISAEADEDEGTGRPQQRTVSVNDLGMGDMLRHDAERLRVLLERHHLHTGSKRARALLDDFDAALGKFVKVMPRDYARALKQMEAERLEAASVAAE; this is encoded by the coding sequence ATGGGATTTCCTAAGCCCCAGGGCCTTTACAATGCGCGCAATGAACATGACTCCTGCGGTGTCGGCTTCGTAGCCCACATCAAGGGCGAGAAAAGCCACGCCATCATTACGCAGGCCCTGGAGATTTTGAAAAACATCGACCACCGCGGTGCGGTGGGCGCCGACCCGCTGCTGGGTGACGGTGCGGGCATCCTGACGCAGATCCCCGACAAGCTGCTGCGCCAGTGGGCCGAGGGCGAGGGCCTGACCCTGCCCCAGCCGGGCGACTATGCCGTCGCAATGTGCTTCCTGCCGCGCGACGATGCCTCGCGCGAGTTCGTGACCTCGACCTTCGAGAAGTTCATCGCCAAGGAAGGCCAGAGCCTCGTGGGCTGGCGCGACGTGCCGGTCACGCTCGACGGCCTGGGCAAGACGGTCATCGAATCGATGCCGGTGATCCGCCAGTGCGTGATCGCGCGCGGCGAGAACTGCGCCGACCAGGACGCATTCGAGCGCAAGCTGCTGGTGATCCGCAAGCAGACCCAGAACCCGCTCGCCGCACAGGCGGAGAAGCACGGCCTGCCCGGGCTCACCGAGCTCTACATGCCCAGCTTCTCGAGCCGCACGATCGTCTACAAGGGCCTGCTGCTCGCGACCCAGGTCGGCTCGTTCTACGACGACCTGCGCAACCCCGACTTCGTCGCCGCGCTCGGCCTCGTCCACCAGCGCTTCTCGACCAACACCTTCCCGAGCTGGAAGCTGGCGCACCCGTTCCGCTTCATGGCGCACAACGGCGAGATCAACACCGTTCGCGGCAACGTGAACTGGATGAACGCGCGCCGCCGCACCATGGAAAGCGACCTGCTGGGCGCCGACCTCGACAAGATGTGGCCGCTGATCCCGCACGGCCAGTCGGACACCGCCTGCCTCGACAACGCCTTCGAGCTGCTGCTCGCGGGCGGTTACAGCCTTGCCCACGCGATGATGATCCTCATCCCCGAGGCATGGGCCGGCAACCCGCTGATGGATGCCAAGCGCCGCGCCTTCTACGAATACCACGCAGCGCTGATGGAGCCCTGGGACGGCCCCGCCGCGGTCGCCTTCACCGACGGTCGCCAGATCGGCGCGACGCTCGACCGTAACGGTCTGCGCCCCGCGCGCTTCCTCGTCACCGACGACGACATCTGCGTCATGGCCTCGGAAAGCGGCGTGCTTCCGATCAAGGAAGACAACATCGTGCGCAAGTGGCGTCTCCAGCCCGGCCGCATGCTGCTGATCGACTTCGACGAGGGCCGCATCATCGAGGACGAGGAAATCAAGGCCTCGCTCGCCGAGGAAGAGCCCTACGAGAAGTGGCTCGAGAAGGCCCAGTACAACCTCGCCGACCTCGACGTGATCGAACCCGAACTGGCCGAGCTGCCCGCCGCCACCGGCACCCTGCTCGATCGCCAGCAGGCCTTCGGCTACACTCAGGAAGACACCCAGCGCTTCCTCGAGCCGATGGCGATGAACGCCGACGATCCGCTCGGCTCGATGGGCACCGACACCCCGATCCCGGTGCTGTCGAACAAGGCCCGCCTGCTCTACGACTACTTCAAGCAGAACTTCGCGCAGGTCACCAATCCGCCGATCGACCCGATCCGCGAGGAACTGGTGATGAGCCTGGTCACCATGATCGGCCCGCGCCCGAACCTGCTGGGTCACGATGCCGGCACGCACAAGCGCCTCGAGGCCAGCCAGCCGATCCTCACCGACCTTGGCCTTGCCAAGATCCGTTCGGTCGAGGCCGCGCTCGACGGCGCCTTCCGCACCGAGACCATCGACATCACCTGGGATGCCGAGACCGGCGCCGAGGGCCTCGAGATGGCGCTCAAGGAAATGTGCTGGGCCGCGACCGAGGCCGTGCTCGCGGACAAGAACATCCTGATCCTGTCCGACCGCGCACAGGGCCCCGACCGCATCCCGATGCCCGCCCTGCTCGCCACCTCGGCAGTGCACCAGCACCTCGTGCGTCAGGGCTTGCGCATGCAGACCGGCCTCGTCGTGGAAACCGGCGAAGCGCGTGAAGTCCAGCACTTCTGCGCACTCGCGGGCTATGGCGCCGAAGCGATCAACCCCTACGTCGCCTTCGAGACGATCGAAGAGATCCGCACCCGCAAGAACCTGCCGATCTCGGCGGAGCAGGCTGCCAAGAACTACGTCTATGCGGTCGGCAAGGGCATCCGCAAGGTCATGTCCAAGATGGGCATCTCGACCTACCAGTCGTACTGCGGCGCGCAGATCTTCGACGCGGTCGGCCTCTCGAGCGATTTCATCGAACGCTTCTTCTCGGGCACCGCGACCTCGATCGAGGGCGCTGGCCTGCTCGAGATCGCGCAGGAGACCGTGCGTCGCCACTCGGCGGCCTATGGCGAGAACCCGATCTACGCCAACATGCTCGACGTGGGCGGCATCTACGGCTCGCGCGTGCGCGGCGAGGAGCACGCCTGGACCAGCGAGAACATCGGCAACCTGCAGCACGCGGTTCGCGGCAACGTACCCGAGAAGTACAAGGCCTTCGCCGAGACGATCAACGACCAGTCGACCCGTATGCTCACCATCCGCGGGCTGATGGACTTCGTTCCGGCCGAGACCGCGATCCCCATCGAGGAAGTCGAGCCCGCCAGCGAGATCGTCAAGCGCTTCGCCACCGGCGCGATGAGCTACGGCTCGATCTCGTGGGAGGCGCATACCACGCTTGCCTCGGCGATGAACCAGATCGGCGGCAAGTCGAACACCGGTGAAGGCGGCGAGGATCCGCGCCGCTTCAAGCCGATGGAAGACGGCAGCAACCTGCGTTCCTCGATCAAGCAGGTCGCCTCGGGCCGCTTCGGCGTCACCACCGAGTACCTCGTCAACGCCGACGACATCCAGATCAAGATGGCTCAGGGTGCAAAGCCCGGCGAAGGCGGCCAGCTGCCCGGCCACAAGGTCGACAAGGTGATCGGCAAGACCCGTCACTCGACCCCGGGCGTGGGCCTGATCTCGCCGCCGCCGCACCACGACATCTACTCGATCGAGGACCTCGCGCAGCTCATTCACGATCTCAAGAACGTGAACCCGGGCAGCCGCGTCTCGGTCAAGCTGGTGTCCGAAGTGGGCGTCGGTACGGTCGCTGCGGGCGTTTCCAAGGCACGCGCCGACCACGTCACCATCTCGGGCTACGAGGGCGGTACAGGCGCTTCGCCGCTGACCTCGCTGACGCACGCGGGTTCGCCCTGGGAGATCGGCCTTGCCGAGACCCAGCAGACCCTGCTGCTCAACAACCTGCGCTCGCGCATCTGCGTGCAGGCCGACGGTGGCCTGCGCACCGGTCGTGACGTCGCCGTCGCCGCCCTGCTGGGTGCCGACGAGTTCGGCTTCGCCACCGCGCCGCTGATTGCGGCGGGCTGCATCATGATGCGCAAGTGCCACCTCAACACCTGCCCGGTCGGCGTCGCGACGCAGGACCCCGTCCTGCGCGCCCGCTTCACCGGCCAGCCCGAGCATGTGATCAACTACTTCTTCTTCGTCGCCGAGGAACTGCGCGCGATCATGGCCGAGCTGGGCTTCCGCACCCTCGCCGAGATGGTCGGACGCGTCGACAAGCTCGACATGAAGAAGGCGATCACCCACTGGAAGGCCAAGGGCGTCGACCTCTCCAAGGTGCTCTACCAGGCACCGCTGGGCGATGGTCCCTCGCTCAACTGGTCGGGCACGCAGGAGCACGGCCTCGAGGGCGCGCTCGACAACGTGCTGATCGAAGCCTCGGCCGCCGCGCTCGAAAAGGGCGAGGCCGTGCGCATCGAGGAGCCGGTGATCAACGTCAACCGCACCGTCGGCGCCATGCTCTCGGGCGAGGTCGCCAAGCGCTACGGTCACGAGGGCCTGCCCGACAACACGATCCACGTCACGCTCACCGGCGTCGCCGGCCAGAGCTTCGGCGCCTGGCTCGCGCACGGTGTCACGCTAGACCTCACCGGCGATGCCAACGACTACGTCGGCAAGGGTCTGTCGGGTGGCCGCATCATCGTGCGCCAGCCGGGGCACGTCGATCGCGAGCCCACGCAGAACATCATCGTCGGCAACACCGTGCTCTACGGCGCGGTCTCGGGCGAGGCGTTCTTCAACGGCGTCGCGGGCGAGCGTTTCGCGGTCCGCAACTCCGGCGCGATCACCGTCGTCGAGGGCTGCGGTGACCACGGCTGCGAATACATGACCGGCGGTGTCGTCACCGTTCTCGGCAAGACCGGGCGCAACTTCGCGGCGGGCATGTCGGGCGGTGTCGCCTACGTCTACGACGAGGACGGCCAGTTCGAGAAGCTGTGCAACCCGGCGATGGTCGACCTCGTCAGGATTTCCGCCGAGGCGGACGAGGACGAGGGCACCGGCCGTCCGCAGCAGCGTACGGTCAGCGTCAACGACCTGGGCATGGGTGACATGCTGCGCCACGATGCGGAGCGCCTGCGCGTTCTGCTCGAACGCCACCACCTGCACACCGGCAGCAAGCGCGCCCGCGCCCTGCTCGACGACTTCGACGCCGCTCTCGGCAAGTTCGTCAAGGTGATGCCGCGCGACTACGCCCGCGCGCTCAAGCAGATGGAAGCCGAGCGGCTCGAAGCCGCTTCCGTGGCCGCAGAATAA
- a CDS encoding methyl-accepting chemotaxis protein: MIKDQTLRGARLLTALVIAAVLLTGFVLYQLRFGGPIERKHALQNEMLADILPPPAFVVEPYLETTLATENTNDTKRALAHLRALEQDFRQRRDYWARTPLPDDIQQQLDRVVFFADEFWRVVDGPFTVAAKARDRDAMYWIHVRQISHLYELQHKEVLKLVALSRAYTEAEMQRDSWIVLACLVASALMALLLVGALRWATRQIERKVIEPLEQTSRTIGCLGEGDYDITIEGTSRTDEFGTMARSMDVFRKAGIEKAATEEEHRRVVERLSVGLRKLAEKDLEHRICEEFSEDYEALRSNYNEAVTALCRAMGTVRVGAGSVMNAISEIRAGADDLARRNQQQAASLEETAAALGQVTGRIQGSARAASEAHEAINDAHDAASEGGNVVRDAVAAMAAIDSSAKEISSIIDLIDSIAFQTNLLALNAGVEAARAGEAGKGFAVVATEVRALAQRSAEAANQIKQLITRSAAQVGEGVSLVGQTGESLAVIVERVSGLQQLVADMARSTREQSADLEQVNTAIGEMDRMTQQNAAMVEQTTAATRNLEGEATSLSTLTSSFRTRMREARPVTSGTDSGEANHMRRSSAVGTAEIEAGMSAAA, encoded by the coding sequence ATGATCAAGGACCAGACCCTTCGCGGCGCCCGCCTGCTGACCGCGCTCGTGATCGCGGCGGTGCTGCTGACCGGCTTCGTACTCTACCAGCTGCGCTTCGGCGGACCGATCGAGCGCAAGCATGCCCTCCAGAACGAAATGCTCGCCGACATCCTGCCCCCGCCGGCCTTCGTCGTCGAACCCTATCTGGAGACTACCCTGGCCACTGAAAACACCAATGACACCAAGCGGGCGCTCGCCCACCTGCGCGCGCTGGAGCAGGACTTTCGCCAAAGACGCGACTACTGGGCCAGGACCCCGCTGCCGGACGACATCCAGCAGCAACTCGACCGGGTGGTGTTCTTCGCCGACGAGTTCTGGCGAGTGGTCGACGGGCCCTTCACGGTTGCGGCGAAGGCGCGTGACCGCGATGCCATGTACTGGATTCACGTCAGGCAGATCAGCCACCTCTACGAATTGCAGCACAAGGAAGTGCTCAAGCTGGTCGCGCTCTCGCGTGCCTATACCGAGGCCGAGATGCAGCGCGATTCGTGGATCGTGCTCGCCTGCCTCGTCGCCAGCGCACTGATGGCGCTGCTGCTGGTCGGCGCCCTGCGCTGGGCGACCCGGCAGATCGAGCGCAAGGTGATCGAACCGCTCGAACAGACCAGCCGCACCATCGGCTGTCTTGGCGAAGGCGACTACGACATCACGATCGAGGGCACCTCCCGGACCGACGAATTCGGCACCATGGCCCGCTCGATGGACGTCTTTCGCAAGGCGGGTATCGAAAAGGCTGCCACCGAGGAAGAACATCGCCGGGTCGTCGAGAGGCTCTCGGTCGGGCTGCGCAAACTCGCGGAGAAGGACCTCGAACATCGCATCTGCGAGGAATTTTCTGAAGATTACGAGGCCTTGCGCAGCAACTACAACGAGGCGGTGACCGCGCTGTGCCGGGCCATGGGCACGGTGCGCGTGGGCGCGGGAAGCGTGATGAACGCGATCAGCGAAATCCGCGCCGGGGCCGACGATCTGGCACGTCGCAACCAGCAGCAGGCCGCAAGCCTCGAGGAAACCGCGGCTGCGCTCGGACAGGTCACCGGCCGCATCCAGGGTTCTGCGCGGGCCGCGAGCGAGGCACACGAGGCCATCAACGACGCCCATGACGCGGCTTCTGAAGGCGGCAACGTGGTCCGCGACGCGGTTGCGGCAATGGCCGCAATCGATTCCTCGGCCAAGGAGATATCCTCGATCATCGACCTGATCGATTCAATCGCCTTCCAGACCAACCTGCTCGCGCTCAATGCGGGAGTGGAGGCAGCAAGGGCCGGCGAGGCAGGCAAGGGCTTTGCCGTGGTCGCAACCGAAGTGCGCGCACTGGCCCAGCGCTCGGCCGAGGCCGCCAACCAGATCAAGCAGTTGATCACGCGCAGCGCGGCGCAGGTCGGAGAGGGAGTTTCGCTCGTGGGTCAGACCGGCGAGAGCCTCGCCGTCATCGTCGAGCGTGTCTCCGGCCTGCAGCAACTGGTGGCCGACATGGCCCGCTCCACACGCGAACAGTCGGCCGATCTCGAACAGGTCAACACCGCCATTGGCGAGATGGACCGCATGACCCAGCAGAACGCGGCCATGGTCGAACAGACCACTGCGGCAACCCGCAATCTCGAGGGCGAGGCCACCAGCCTATCCACGCTGACCTCAAGCTTCCGCACCCGAATGCGCGAAGCCCGCCCCGTCACCAGCGGCACGGATAGCGGGGAAGCCAACCACATGCGGCGTTCCAGCGCAGTGGGAACGGCAGAAATCGAGGCAGGAATGAGCGCGGCGGCCTGA
- a CDS encoding TIGR04063 family PEP-CTERM/XrtA system glycosyltransferase, translating into MTIRQPRILHVLDHSLPLQSGYAFRTRAILKAQQAMGYDVMGVTGLRHYAKGPRIEESAGLVFHRSTGLAKGPPVWREWNEVNAFERGIEAVLERWRPDVLHAHSPALCGAAALRVARRHAIPLVYEIRAFWEDAAVGNGTGREGSAKYRLTRWLEERVIAGADAVVTICEGLRSDLLARGTPAHKVTVMPNGVDLSLFGKPVWRNAALARELGFEVDGRTCPVIGFIGSFYDYEGLDELIAAMPRILARQPDARLLLVGGGPRAEALRAQAQASPAAHAIRFVGRVPHDEVERYYALTDVLAYPRKRSRLTDLVTPLKPLEAMAQGKLVAASDVGGHRELVEHGRTGVLFTPDDPAACAEAIAKLLEQRDSWPAYRSAGLAHVRERHDWSVNARRYRDVYQMLAPPFLEKGLTVAA; encoded by the coding sequence ATGACAATACGCCAGCCGCGCATTCTCCACGTGCTCGACCACTCGCTGCCGCTGCAAAGCGGCTATGCCTTTCGCACGCGCGCGATCCTCAAGGCGCAGCAGGCGATGGGCTACGACGTCATGGGCGTGACGGGCCTGCGCCATTACGCCAAGGGTCCGCGCATCGAGGAAAGCGCCGGGCTCGTCTTCCACCGCAGCACGGGGCTCGCCAAGGGTCCGCCCGTGTGGCGCGAGTGGAACGAGGTCAACGCCTTCGAGCGCGGCATCGAGGCGGTGCTCGAGCGCTGGCGGCCCGACGTGCTCCATGCCCATTCGCCGGCGCTGTGCGGTGCAGCCGCGCTGCGCGTCGCGCGTCGCCACGCGATTCCGCTGGTCTACGAAATCCGCGCCTTCTGGGAGGACGCGGCAGTGGGCAACGGGACCGGACGCGAAGGCTCGGCGAAATACCGGCTCACGCGCTGGCTCGAGGAACGGGTGATCGCAGGAGCCGATGCGGTGGTGACGATCTGCGAGGGGCTGCGCTCCGACCTGCTCGCGCGCGGGACCCCTGCGCACAAGGTCACGGTCATGCCCAACGGCGTCGATCTCTCGCTGTTCGGCAAGCCGGTGTGGCGCAATGCCGCCCTCGCACGGGAGCTCGGCTTCGAGGTCGATGGCCGCACCTGCCCGGTGATCGGGTTCATCGGCAGCTTCTACGACTACGAGGGCCTCGACGAGCTGATCGCGGCGATGCCGAGGATCCTCGCACGCCAGCCCGACGCCCGCCTGCTGCTGGTCGGCGGCGGCCCGCGCGCCGAGGCCTTGCGGGCGCAGGCACAGGCTTCCCCCGCCGCTCATGCGATCCGCTTCGTCGGCCGCGTGCCGCACGACGAGGTCGAGCGCTATTATGCGCTGACCGACGTGCTCGCCTATCCGCGCAAGCGCTCGCGCCTCACCGATCTCGTCACCCCGCTCAAGCCGCTTGAGGCGATGGCGCAGGGCAAGCTCGTCGCCGCCAGCGACGTGGGCGGACACCGCGAGCTCGTCGAGCATGGGCGCACTGGCGTGCTGTTCACCCCCGACGATCCCGCAGCTTGCGCCGAGGCTATCGCCAAGCTTCTGGAACAACGCGATTCCTGGCCCGCTTACCGCAGTGCAGGGCTGGCCCATGTGCGCGAGCGCCACGACTGGTCCGTGAACGCGCGTCGTTATCGAGACGTTTACCAAATGCTGGCACCTCCCTTTCTCGAAAAGGGGTTAACGGTCGCCGCCTGA
- a CDS encoding putative O-glycosylation ligase, exosortase A system-associated gives MLNLALTGFFLFLLILGTRRPFIWILCYLYIDIVAPQIISWGFLSQIPTSLIAFLAAFAGWLVFDDKRDSRFTWRQGVLIVLFVYCGITTLTADYPAEALEKWAWVWKALIFAIFLPFTLRTRLRIEAVALAMVLSASALIIDGGIKTAMGGGGYGALRIFVENNTGLYEGSILSTVAIAIIPLVAWLVRHGTIFPDSWPSRIFGAALVFACVLIPVGTQARTGLVCLAVLCLLYLRTARHKVLIIAGMALAGVVAVPFLPQSFVQRMDTIENHQADQSASTRLGVWKWTLGYVRDHPLGGGFEVYLSSRVSYDTVVTETTGALTTVTRQQVVEEGRAFHSSYFEMLGEQGYPGLALWLLLQISGLWQMEVLRRRYKTCKDPQEAWVAPLANALQLTHVAYLVGSLFVGIAFQPFILMLVGLQCGLWSYLKRIGQGRTGVPARSGAADEGAANDRSRRAPRTMRLGPESRSS, from the coding sequence ATGCTTAACCTGGCGCTGACGGGCTTTTTCCTGTTCCTGCTGATCCTGGGGACGCGACGGCCGTTCATCTGGATCCTTTGCTATCTCTATATCGACATCGTCGCGCCGCAGATCATCTCGTGGGGATTTCTTTCCCAGATTCCGACTTCGCTGATCGCCTTCCTCGCCGCCTTCGCGGGCTGGCTGGTGTTCGACGACAAGCGCGACAGCCGCTTCACCTGGCGTCAGGGCGTGCTTATCGTGCTCTTCGTCTACTGCGGCATCACCACGCTCACCGCCGACTATCCGGCAGAGGCACTGGAGAAATGGGCCTGGGTGTGGAAGGCGCTGATCTTCGCGATCTTCCTGCCCTTCACCTTGCGCACGAGGCTTCGCATCGAGGCGGTTGCGCTGGCGATGGTGCTTTCGGCCAGCGCGCTGATCATCGACGGCGGTATCAAGACCGCGATGGGCGGGGGCGGTTACGGCGCGCTGCGTATCTTCGTCGAGAACAACACCGGGCTCTACGAGGGCTCGATCCTCTCGACCGTGGCGATTGCGATCATCCCGCTGGTCGCGTGGCTGGTGCGTCACGGCACGATCTTTCCCGACAGCTGGCCTTCGCGCATCTTCGGGGCGGCGCTGGTCTTCGCCTGCGTGCTGATCCCGGTCGGGACCCAGGCGCGCACCGGGCTGGTCTGCCTTGCCGTGCTATGCCTGCTCTACTTGCGCACCGCCCGGCACAAGGTGCTGATCATCGCGGGCATGGCGCTTGCGGGCGTGGTCGCGGTGCCGTTCCTGCCCCAGTCCTTCGTCCAGCGCATGGACACGATCGAGAACCATCAGGCAGACCAGTCGGCGAGCACGCGCCTTGGCGTATGGAAATGGACGCTGGGCTACGTGCGCGACCATCCGCTCGGCGGCGGCTTCGAGGTCTATCTCTCGAGCCGGGTCTCGTACGACACCGTCGTCACCGAGACCACCGGCGCGCTGACCACGGTCACGCGCCAGCAGGTCGTCGAGGAGGGCCGCGCGTTCCACTCGAGCTACTTCGAGATGCTGGGCGAGCAGGGCTACCCGGGGCTCGCGCTGTGGCTGCTGCTGCAAATTTCCGGGCTGTGGCAGATGGAAGTGCTGCGGCGCCGCTATAAGACATGCAAGGACCCGCAAGAGGCCTGGGTCGCGCCGCTCGCGAACGCGCTCCAGCTCACGCATGTCGCCTATCTGGTCGGCTCGCTCTTCGTAGGCATCGCCTTCCAGCCGTTCATCCTGATGCTCGTGGGTCTGCAATGCGGGCTGTGGAGCTATCTGAAGCGGATCGGCCAGGGACGCACCGGAGTACCGGCGCGCTCCGGGGCAGCCGACGAAGGGGCCGCGAACGACCGCTCCCGAAGGGCCCCGCGCACGATGCGTCTGGGGCCCGAAAGCCGTTCATCATGA
- a CDS encoding glutamate synthase subunit beta: protein MGKETGFLELDRQDRTYGPVEERLKDYKEFVVPLSKEVLKDQASRCMNCGVPHCHTGCPVNNIIPDWNHLVYEDDFRNALEVLHSTNNFPEFTGRICPAPCEAACTLNIIDEPVTIKSIECAIVDKGWSEGWITPRIPAHRTGRTVAVVGSGPAGLACAQQLARAGHSVTVFEKNDRVGGLMRYGIPDFKMEKHLINRRAAQMEAEGVTFKTSTEVGVNVSVSSLKDNYDAIVFAGGAEDARKLGIPGSELPGVRLAMEFLTQQNKRNAGDDEMRAAPRGSLTATGKNVIVIGGGDTGSDCVGTSNRQGAKSVTQLEIMPKPPVHEDKGMSWPFWPLKLRTSSSHEEGATRDWAVLTKRVVGDNDVKGLECVRVEWKDGRMHEVEGSEFTLEADLILLAMGFVGPKKAGMLDQAGVELDARGNVKADTNVYQTSDEKIWACGDMRRGQSLVVWAIREGRQCARAVDEMLMGVSELPR, encoded by the coding sequence ATGGGCAAGGAAACCGGCTTTCTCGAGCTTGACCGCCAGGACCGCACCTACGGGCCGGTCGAGGAGCGCCTCAAGGACTACAAGGAATTCGTGGTCCCGCTGAGCAAGGAGGTCCTCAAGGATCAAGCCTCGCGCTGCATGAACTGCGGCGTGCCGCACTGTCACACCGGCTGTCCGGTCAACAACATCATCCCCGACTGGAACCACCTGGTCTACGAGGACGACTTCCGCAACGCGCTGGAAGTCCTCCACTCGACCAACAACTTCCCCGAGTTCACCGGCCGCATCTGCCCCGCACCGTGCGAGGCGGCCTGCACGCTGAACATCATCGACGAGCCGGTGACGATCAAGTCGATCGAATGCGCCATCGTCGACAAGGGCTGGTCGGAAGGCTGGATCACGCCGCGCATCCCCGCGCACCGTACCGGCCGCACCGTGGCGGTGGTCGGCTCGGGCCCGGCGGGGCTCGCCTGCGCGCAGCAGCTGGCACGCGCGGGTCACTCGGTCACCGTCTTCGAGAAGAACGACCGCGTCGGCGGGCTGATGCGCTACGGCATCCCTGACTTCAAGATGGAGAAGCACCTCATCAACCGCCGCGCCGCGCAGATGGAAGCGGAAGGGGTGACCTTCAAGACCTCGACCGAGGTCGGCGTGAACGTCTCGGTGAGCTCGCTCAAGGACAACTACGACGCGATCGTCTTTGCCGGTGGCGCAGAGGATGCCCGCAAGCTCGGCATTCCCGGTTCCGAACTGCCCGGCGTGCGCCTGGCGATGGAATTCCTGACCCAGCAGAACAAGCGCAACGCGGGCGACGACGAAATGCGCGCCGCGCCGCGCGGCTCGCTCACCGCGACCGGCAAGAACGTCATCGTCATCGGCGGCGGCGACACCGGTTCGGACTGCGTGGGCACCTCGAACCGTCAGGGCGCCAAGTCGGTGACCCAGCTCGAGATCATGCCCAAGCCCCCGGTCCACGAGGACAAGGGCATGTCCTGGCCGTTCTGGCCGCTCAAGCTGCGCACCTCGTCCAGCCACGAGGAAGGCGCGACCCGCGACTGGGCCGTGCTGACCAAGCGCGTGGTCGGCGACAACGACGTCAAGGGTCTCGAATGCGTGCGCGTCGAGTGGAAGGACGGTCGCATGCACGAGGTCGAGGGCAGCGAGTTCACGCTCGAGGCAGACCTCATCCTGCTCGCCATGGGCTTCGTCGGTCCGAAGAAGGCAGGCATGCTCGACCAGGCCGGCGTCGAGCTCGATGCACGCGGCAACGTCAAGGCGGACACCAACGTCTACCAGACCTCGGATGAGAAGATCTGGGCCTGCGGCGACATGCGCCGTGGCCAGAGCCTCGTCGTCTGGGCGATCCGCGAGGGCCGCCAGTGCGCCCGCGCGGTCGACGAGATGCTGATGGGCGTGAGCGAACTGCCGCGCTGA